The following proteins are co-located in the Spirosoma montaniterrae genome:
- the def gene encoding peptide deformylase — protein sequence MILPITAYGDPLLRKRAKDIEPGSVDVKTLSENMFETMYAASGVGLAAPQIGQSLRIFVVDGQSLNDDEKEEDIDTSVVGFKKVFINPEIVEEAGDDWGFEEGCLSIPGIRGEVVRPEIVVIRYFDIDWNEHEEEYDGMAARIIQHEYDHLEGKLFTDYLTPLKRQLIKRKLTDITKGKTDAEYKMKFPK from the coding sequence ATGATCCTCCCTATTACAGCTTATGGTGATCCGCTTTTGCGGAAGCGAGCTAAAGACATTGAACCCGGCAGCGTCGACGTAAAAACGTTGAGTGAGAATATGTTCGAAACCATGTATGCGGCTTCGGGCGTAGGATTGGCGGCTCCGCAAATTGGGCAGAGCCTGCGCATCTTTGTGGTTGACGGACAGTCGCTCAACGACGACGAGAAAGAAGAAGACATCGACACCAGCGTAGTCGGGTTTAAGAAAGTGTTTATTAATCCCGAAATCGTTGAAGAAGCGGGCGACGACTGGGGCTTTGAAGAAGGTTGCCTAAGCATTCCTGGCATTCGGGGTGAAGTGGTGCGGCCCGAAATCGTGGTGATTCGGTATTTCGATATTGACTGGAACGAACACGAAGAAGAATATGACGGCATGGCCGCCCGCATTATTCAGCACGAGTACGACCACCTCGAAGGCAAACTTTTTACCGATTATCTGACCCCGCTGAAACGACAACTTATCAAGCGCAAACTTACCGATATCACCAAAGGTAAAACCGACGCTGAGTATAAGATGAAGTTTCCGAAATGA
- a CDS encoding nucleotidyltransferase family protein, whose amino-acid sequence MVIATILLAAGGSTRLGQPKQLLVQDGQTLVRRMADVALGLQTGPVLVVLGANADRIRAELDSLPIQFVQNDAWADGLASSLRAGLHALPPTTDAFLVLLTDQPFVSPELLRQLIDTQLKTGRGIVASRYGESAHLGVPALFNIRYKAEFMQLNGDVGARKLIQQHLPDCADVLFPQGNIDLDTPEQVIRWQSM is encoded by the coding sequence ATGGTAATCGCTACGATACTATTAGCCGCTGGCGGTTCTACTCGTCTCGGTCAGCCGAAACAACTATTGGTTCAGGATGGGCAAACGCTGGTTCGGCGCATGGCCGATGTGGCGTTGGGGCTACAGACCGGGCCGGTATTAGTCGTGTTGGGAGCCAATGCCGACCGAATCCGGGCTGAACTTGACAGTCTGCCGATACAGTTTGTGCAGAACGATGCCTGGGCCGATGGGTTGGCGTCGTCGTTGCGGGCGGGTCTGCATGCGCTTCCGCCAACTACCGATGCTTTTCTGGTGTTGCTTACCGATCAGCCGTTTGTATCGCCCGAATTGCTGCGACAACTAATTGACACACAGCTAAAAACCGGGCGTGGCATTGTAGCAAGCCGCTATGGTGAATCAGCTCATCTCGGCGTTCCGGCTCTGTTCAATATTCGTTACAAAGCCGAGTTCATGCAGTTAAACGGCGATGTAGGCGCGCGTAAACTCATTCAGCAACACCTGCCCGACTGCGCCGATGTCCTGTTTCCACAGGGCAACATCGATTTAGATACCCCCGAACAGGTAATTCGTTGGCAATCCATGTAG
- the ruvX gene encoding Holliday junction resolvase RuvX — translation MARLLAIDYGQKRTGIAVTDPLQLIATALETVASHELLKYLKNYVVQEPVEAFIVGLPKRLDGTDSENAARVRTFVMHLQNALPDIPVYWHDERFTSSMALQAMIAGGSSKKDRREKGNIDKVSAAIILQSYMESRK, via the coding sequence ATGGCGCGACTATTGGCAATCGATTATGGGCAAAAACGGACTGGTATTGCCGTGACCGATCCGCTACAATTGATTGCAACGGCATTGGAAACGGTAGCTTCACATGAATTGCTCAAGTACCTGAAAAACTATGTAGTTCAGGAGCCGGTCGAAGCCTTTATCGTTGGTTTACCAAAACGATTAGATGGCACCGACAGTGAGAATGCGGCCCGCGTTCGCACGTTTGTAATGCATTTGCAGAACGCTTTGCCCGATATTCCGGTTTATTGGCATGACGAACGCTTTACATCGAGCATGGCTTTGCAAGCTATGATTGCGGGCGGAAGCAGTAAAAAAGACCGACGTGAGAAAGGCAACATCGACAAAGTCAGTGCCGCCATCATCTTGCAGTCGTATATGGAAAGCAGAAAATGA
- a CDS encoding DUF4301 family protein, protein MTHFSDKDQQQIQAQGISLAQIDEQIQHFVNGFPFLNVIKAATVGDGIVRVPDEQLTAYLHRFDEAAQERDLVKFVPASGAATRMFKSLFSALDGKSDKSTDEFFARLKDFAFYDDLKAVLVKKGVNLDETVAEGNWTTAERQTVLHFLLMADGLDYGSLPKGLLKFHSYDDGARTPVEEHLIEGAAYANSNGMVRIHFTVSPEHRERFEQLIAQEKVDYEAWLGVMFDISFSEQKKSTDTISVDMSNHPFRNHDGSLLFRPAGHGALIENLNDIDADIVFIKNIDNVVPDAIKETTITYKKVIAAVLLDAQQQIARIQSLLDADDVSDGYLAEADELFRRTLFTLPPEEFATWSKAEKLAYFRKKLNRPVRVCGMVKNVGEPGGGPFWARNADGSVSLQVVESAQIDLNNAQQKEIFDTATHFNPVDLVCSLRDKHGRKYNLPDFRDMQTGFITAKSKDGKDLKAQELPGLWNGAMADWNTIFVEVPLITFNPVKTVNDLLRKEHQPEELL, encoded by the coding sequence ATGACACATTTTTCGGATAAAGACCAACAACAGATTCAGGCGCAGGGGATTTCGCTGGCGCAAATCGACGAACAGATACAGCATTTCGTAAACGGCTTTCCGTTTCTGAATGTCATCAAAGCCGCTACCGTGGGCGATGGCATCGTTCGCGTACCCGACGAGCAGCTAACGGCCTATCTGCACCGCTTCGATGAGGCCGCACAAGAACGCGATTTGGTCAAGTTTGTACCGGCATCGGGAGCCGCCACACGGATGTTCAAGTCGCTGTTTTCGGCACTTGATGGCAAGTCGGATAAGTCGACAGATGAATTTTTTGCCCGGCTGAAAGACTTTGCCTTTTATGACGATCTGAAGGCAGTGCTGGTAAAAAAGGGCGTCAACCTGGACGAAACCGTAGCCGAAGGCAACTGGACTACCGCCGAACGACAAACCGTACTGCATTTTCTGCTCATGGCCGATGGCCTGGATTATGGTAGCCTGCCGAAAGGGCTGCTGAAATTTCATAGCTACGACGACGGTGCCCGCACACCCGTCGAAGAACACCTAATAGAAGGGGCTGCTTATGCCAACTCAAACGGTATGGTGCGCATTCACTTCACCGTTTCGCCCGAACACCGCGAACGGTTCGAGCAACTCATTGCCCAGGAGAAAGTCGATTATGAAGCCTGGCTCGGCGTTATGTTCGACATCAGCTTTTCTGAACAGAAGAAATCGACCGACACGATTTCGGTCGATATGAGCAATCATCCGTTCCGTAATCACGACGGGTCGTTGCTGTTTCGCCCGGCAGGACACGGTGCGCTTATCGAAAATCTTAATGATATCGACGCCGACATTGTGTTTATCAAGAATATCGATAACGTAGTGCCCGATGCCATCAAAGAAACTACGATTACCTACAAAAAAGTAATAGCCGCCGTACTGCTCGACGCGCAACAGCAGATAGCCCGCATTCAAAGCCTGCTTGATGCCGACGACGTGAGCGACGGCTATCTGGCCGAAGCCGACGAACTGTTCCGACGAACGCTGTTTACGTTGCCCCCCGAAGAATTTGCTACATGGTCGAAAGCTGAAAAGCTTGCCTACTTCCGCAAAAAACTGAACCGGCCCGTGCGGGTATGCGGTATGGTGAAAAATGTTGGCGAGCCGGGTGGCGGTCCGTTCTGGGCACGCAACGCCGACGGATCGGTGTCGTTGCAGGTGGTTGAGTCGGCACAGATTGACCTTAACAATGCCCAACAGAAAGAAATTTTCGATACGGCCACGCACTTCAACCCCGTCGATCTGGTGTGTAGTCTGAGAGACAAGCATGGCCGCAAATACAACCTGCCCGACTTCCGCGACATGCAAACCGGGTTTATCACGGCCAAGTCGAAAGATGGCAAAGACCTCAAGGCACAGGAGTTGCCCGGCCTCTGGAACGGTGCTATGGCCGATTGGAACACTATTTTTGTGGAGGTGCCGCTGATTACGTTCAACCCGGTCAAAACCGTGAACGACCTGCTGCGAAAAGAGCACCAACCAGAAGAATTGTTATAA
- a CDS encoding amidohydrolase → MNVSLLQTDLYWHDPVANRAMLEERVFSLPESTDLIVLPEMFTTGFTMDARAVAEPMNLTTFRWLKQMAAQTGAVITGSYVVREGSAFYNRLVWMQPDGQFDTYDKRHLFRMAGEDRIYTAGTRRLVKEWKGWRICPLICYDLRFPVWSRNNPVEYDLLLYVANWPAPRRNAWNTLLQARAIENLSYVAGVNRVGTDGNGHLYAGDSSIIDFKGDVLFQHSDTELTHQQTLSLDALRAFRDRFPAHLDADSFTIE, encoded by the coding sequence ATGAACGTTTCCCTCCTCCAAACCGACCTGTATTGGCACGACCCTGTAGCAAATCGGGCCATGCTGGAGGAGCGCGTTTTTAGCCTGCCCGAATCCACGGACCTGATTGTGCTGCCCGAAATGTTTACAACGGGCTTCACCATGGACGCCCGCGCCGTGGCCGAGCCAATGAATCTGACTACGTTTCGGTGGTTGAAGCAAATGGCTGCACAAACAGGAGCCGTCATAACAGGGAGTTATGTAGTGCGCGAAGGCAGTGCATTTTATAATCGGCTCGTGTGGATGCAGCCCGATGGTCAGTTCGACACCTACGACAAACGGCACCTGTTTCGCATGGCGGGCGAAGACAGGATATACACCGCCGGAACGCGCCGACTCGTAAAGGAATGGAAAGGGTGGCGCATCTGTCCACTCATCTGCTACGACCTCCGCTTTCCGGTCTGGAGCCGCAACAACCCGGTAGAATACGACCTGCTGCTGTACGTTGCCAACTGGCCCGCGCCACGCCGAAATGCCTGGAACACGCTGTTGCAGGCGAGGGCCATTGAAAATCTGAGCTACGTAGCTGGCGTAAACCGCGTTGGCACCGACGGCAACGGACACCTCTACGCTGGCGATTCTTCTATCATTGATTTTAAGGGCGACGTGCTATTCCAGCATAGCGACACCGAACTAACGCATCAGCAAACGCTCTCGCTCGATGCCCTCCGCGCCTTCCGCGACCGATTTCCCGCCCATTTAGACGCCGACAGTTTTACAATTGAATGA
- a CDS encoding sugar porter family MFS transporter: MNNKVLLIYTIAAIAATGGLLFGFDTGVINVALPSLRQEFQLSATAEGWIVSAVLAGGMAGSLLSGRLADTLGRKRINILAALIFVLGSIVAAVAPSANVLIAGRLLLGLAIGIVSFSVPLYLAEIAPSHIRGRLVTFFQLAITIGILASYLVGFAFAEQIEGWRLMFWAGFIPAAVLLGGMFFVPESPRWLLSKGRDEQARQVLARIHEADAVDREMTQIQAAVRDERNRQGDWRELFSAKLRIPLLIGIGIFFIQQFSGINAVIYYSTRIFEMAGFGSSTTSIMATVGVGVVNTLSTLVAVRFLDQWGRKPILYTGLIGTALSLSTIAAAFFFRESISPDLLRILAIGGVYVYIFFFAISLGPLGWLLISEVYPLRIRGFATSMGSSYHWFFDFWVSFSFPIMAATSLGSNGGIFMIYTAVVLFGLLFARFIVFETKGLTLEDIEKKWQ, translated from the coding sequence ATGAACAACAAGGTATTATTGATCTACACCATTGCCGCTATTGCAGCAACGGGCGGGCTACTCTTTGGCTTCGACACGGGCGTTATCAACGTTGCGTTGCCTTCGCTCCGTCAGGAATTTCAACTGAGTGCCACCGCCGAAGGCTGGATCGTTAGTGCTGTGCTGGCTGGTGGCATGGCCGGATCGCTGCTGAGCGGGCGGCTGGCCGATACGCTGGGCCGCAAACGCATCAACATTCTGGCCGCCCTGATATTTGTGCTGGGATCGATTGTGGCGGCTGTGGCTCCTTCGGCTAATGTGCTCATTGCCGGGCGATTGCTACTGGGGCTGGCAATTGGTATCGTGTCGTTTTCTGTTCCACTTTACCTGGCCGAAATCGCACCCAGCCACATTCGGGGGCGGTTAGTTACGTTTTTCCAGTTGGCTATCACCATCGGTATTTTAGCATCTTATCTGGTTGGCTTCGCCTTTGCTGAGCAGATCGAGGGCTGGCGGCTGATGTTCTGGGCTGGCTTCATTCCGGCGGCTGTGTTGCTGGGCGGTATGTTTTTCGTACCCGAAAGCCCGCGATGGCTCCTGAGCAAAGGCCGCGATGAGCAGGCCCGGCAGGTGCTGGCCCGCATTCACGAAGCCGATGCCGTTGACCGGGAAATGACGCAGATTCAGGCTGCCGTTCGGGACGAGAGAAACCGGCAGGGCGACTGGCGCGAACTGTTTTCGGCCAAGCTGCGCATACCGCTGTTGATTGGCATCGGCATTTTCTTTATCCAGCAGTTTTCGGGCATTAATGCCGTTATTTATTATTCGACACGTATTTTCGAGATGGCGGGTTTTGGCTCCAGCACTACGTCTATTATGGCTACGGTTGGGGTTGGTGTCGTCAATACGCTCAGTACGCTGGTGGCCGTTCGATTTTTAGATCAGTGGGGCCGCAAACCCATTCTGTATACCGGCCTGATTGGCACGGCTCTGTCGCTCTCAACCATTGCGGCTGCGTTTTTCTTCCGCGAGTCTATCAGCCCGGATTTGCTTCGGATACTGGCAATTGGCGGGGTGTACGTCTATATTTTCTTCTTTGCCATCAGTCTGGGGCCGCTGGGCTGGCTGCTCATTTCGGAGGTGTATCCGCTTCGCATTCGCGGATTTGCGACCAGTATGGGCAGTTCGTACCACTGGTTTTTCGATTTCTGGGTCAGCTTTTCTTTCCCGATTATGGCCGCTACGTCGCTCGGCAGCAACGGCGGTATTTTCATGATCTACACCGCCGTTGTGCTGTTCGGTTTGCTCTTCGCCCGGTTTATCGTGTTTGAAACGAAAGGGTTAACACTCGAAGACATTGAAAAGAAGTGGCAATAG
- a CDS encoding heavy metal translocating P-type ATPase, translated as MQPTPSPNIATQPRRASDSRLTRQSFPVLEMSCAACAVSVESMLKNTPGVADAAVNYANQSATVQYDPKVIDQEGLQGVIRSIGYDLVIDAEDPLAVQAEAQQQYYQSLRKRTLWAGILSIPVVILGMFFMDGSDNSVPYVNYIMMTLSAPVVFWLGRSYFVNAWKQARHGKANMDTLVALSTGIAFLFSTFNTLNPAFWHSRGLHPHVYFEAATVVIAFISLGKLLEERAKSNTSSALKKLMGLQPKTVRVFDGTGEQEIAIAQVRVGQVIVVRPGEKIPVDGVVESGTSFVDESMISGEPIPVEKRAGESVFAGTINQTGSFRFTARKVGGDTLLAQIIRMVQEAQGSKAPVQKLVDTIAGIFVPVVIGIALLTFAAWMIFGGENAFTHALLTSVTVLVIACPCALGLATPTAIMVGIGKGADNNILIKDAESLELGYKVNAVILDKTGTITEGKPTVTDMNWVAESANPTEARQVLYTLESQSEHPLAGAVVAQLKTEGITGTTLDQFESLTGRGVSGRFNGKTYGIGNRRLMAEWGLTDQLTKVNGLVKTWQDEAKTVVYFADEQQILAVIAIADPVKPTSREAILSLKKRGIAVYMLTGDNRQTAEAVAKAVGVSDFRAETLPADKAAFVQELQANGKVVAMIGDGINDSQALALADVSIAMGRGSDIAMDVAKMTLITSDLNSVPKALQLSKKTVQAIRQNLFWAFIYNIIGIPIAAGLLYPINGFLLNPMLAGAAMALSSVSVVTNSLRLKRIRL; from the coding sequence ATGCAACCGACACCTTCGCCCAACATAGCCACGCAGCCCCGCCGGGCTTCTGACTCCAGGTTAACCCGCCAGTCGTTTCCCGTGCTGGAAATGTCCTGTGCAGCCTGCGCCGTGAGCGTCGAGTCGATGTTAAAAAATACACCCGGCGTGGCCGACGCAGCAGTCAATTATGCCAATCAGTCGGCCACGGTTCAGTATGACCCGAAGGTCATCGATCAGGAAGGACTGCAAGGCGTTATTCGGTCTATCGGGTATGATTTGGTAATCGACGCAGAAGACCCGCTGGCCGTACAGGCCGAAGCACAGCAGCAATACTACCAGTCGCTTAGGAAACGCACGCTTTGGGCGGGCATCCTGTCGATACCCGTCGTCATTTTAGGCATGTTTTTCATGGATGGCTCCGACAACTCGGTGCCTTACGTCAACTACATCATGATGACGCTGTCGGCCCCGGTGGTGTTTTGGCTGGGCCGCTCCTATTTTGTAAACGCCTGGAAGCAGGCCCGGCATGGCAAAGCCAACATGGACACGCTGGTAGCTCTCAGCACGGGTATTGCCTTTCTGTTCAGTACGTTCAACACGCTGAACCCCGCTTTCTGGCATAGCCGGGGGCTGCACCCGCACGTCTATTTTGAGGCCGCAACCGTGGTTATTGCTTTTATTTCGCTGGGTAAGTTACTCGAAGAACGGGCAAAATCGAACACGTCGTCGGCCCTGAAGAAACTGATGGGCCTGCAACCCAAAACGGTCCGGGTGTTCGACGGCACTGGTGAACAGGAAATCGCTATTGCACAGGTACGGGTTGGGCAGGTGATCGTGGTTCGTCCGGGCGAAAAAATTCCGGTCGATGGCGTTGTGGAATCCGGGACGTCGTTTGTTGACGAAAGTATGATTTCGGGCGAACCGATACCGGTTGAAAAACGGGCTGGCGAATCGGTTTTTGCCGGAACGATTAATCAGACCGGTTCTTTCCGCTTCACAGCCCGGAAGGTTGGGGGCGATACTCTCCTGGCCCAGATCATCCGCATGGTGCAGGAAGCGCAGGGCAGCAAGGCTCCCGTCCAGAAATTAGTCGATACGATTGCAGGCATCTTTGTGCCGGTCGTCATCGGAATTGCCCTGTTAACGTTTGCGGCCTGGATGATCTTCGGCGGAGAGAATGCGTTTACGCACGCCCTGCTCACTTCGGTAACGGTGCTGGTAATTGCCTGCCCCTGTGCGCTGGGCCTGGCAACGCCAACGGCAATTATGGTCGGTATTGGCAAAGGGGCCGACAATAACATTCTCATTAAAGATGCCGAGAGCCTTGAACTGGGCTACAAGGTCAATGCTGTGATTCTGGATAAAACCGGCACCATTACCGAGGGCAAACCGACCGTGACCGACATGAACTGGGTAGCAGAATCGGCTAACCCGACAGAAGCGAGGCAGGTGCTATACACGCTGGAGAGTCAGTCGGAACACCCGCTGGCTGGCGCGGTGGTAGCGCAGTTGAAAACGGAAGGCATAACAGGCACAACGCTCGACCAGTTTGAGAGCCTGACGGGGCGGGGCGTGTCTGGTCGCTTCAACGGAAAAACATATGGGATAGGCAATCGCCGACTGATGGCCGAGTGGGGCCTGACCGACCAATTAACTAAGGTAAACGGGCTGGTGAAAACCTGGCAGGATGAAGCTAAAACAGTGGTATATTTTGCCGATGAGCAGCAGATTCTGGCCGTAATCGCCATTGCCGACCCGGTGAAGCCAACATCACGCGAGGCTATTCTGTCGCTCAAAAAACGCGGTATCGCCGTGTACATGCTGACGGGAGATAACCGCCAAACTGCCGAAGCCGTTGCCAAAGCTGTTGGCGTAAGCGACTTCCGGGCCGAGACCCTCCCCGCCGATAAAGCCGCGTTTGTGCAGGAATTACAGGCAAACGGCAAGGTAGTCGCCATGATTGGCGACGGCATCAACGATTCGCAGGCACTGGCTCTGGCCGACGTGAGTATTGCTATGGGCCGAGGTTCGGACATTGCGATGGACGTAGCCAAGATGACGCTCATTACTTCCGACCTCAACAGCGTACCCAAAGCACTGCAACTCTCAAAGAAAACAGTACAGGCTATTCGGCAGAACCTGTTCTGGGCATTTATCTACAACATTATCGGCATTCCGATTGCTGCGGGGCTGCTGTATCCCATCAACGGCTTTTTGCTCAACCCCATGCTGGCCGGAGCCGCAATGGCCTTAAGTTCGGTATCGGTAGTGACCAACAGCTTACGATTGAAACGTATACGTCTCTAA